The genome window CAGTTGTGTATATACACAAGTCAATCTGGATGTGTCACCACATTGCCAAGGTCTTAAAGAAGGCCAGCAGCCACCCTCAGATGTGAGGAAATTAGTGATGTTCAGGAACAACACTGGATCTACCAATGTTCAAGTACGCTACCAACTGGAAACTGGTTTCATCATCGACCAAGACATGTTGACCAAGAAAGAAACCCCTGCTCCAAATTCCACAGATTTAATATtgattgaaacctgcagctgcccACATGGGCAAGCAAACTGGCTTctagaaaaaatgttttggacAGATGGAGAAAAGATTAAGCTACTTGGCCACAATGACAAGAGGTATGTTTGGAGGAGTAAAGGTGAGGCTAAGAAACCTGAAAACTCTGTACCCGCAGTCAAGCCTGGTGGTGGTAGTGTCGTGGTCTGGAGCTGTTTTGTTGCTAGTGGTACTGCAACACTGCACAAGGTGGATGAAATAATgaagcaggagcaggaggacTCCACATATGTTGACTTGGAGGTGATTTGGACACAGCTGGGTGTTCCAACAGAATGCTAATCTGAAGCACACGCCAATTACAGTTTTGGATAAAGAAAGCAAACATCTGCAATGGCCAAAGCTTCAGCCTTAATCCTATGTGGACAACACTTAAAAGCTGGCTCTATGCAAAGAAACTAATTTAAATGAACTCAGTTATGCCAATTATGCCAAGAAGAGTGGTTAAATATCCAGCCAAATTATGCCAGAAGCTTGTTAATTGCTACCAAAAGCATTTGGCTTGGGTTCAATTTGCGAAACGACTTTAAACCAAATATTAATGATGGTGTATGTATAGATTTGACACTGTGTGGATTagataaaatttaaaataaatttaaaaaataatccaatTCATGCTTTTTAAAGTCGTTAAAGATGAATGCTGTATTCAACCTTGGAAAAAGAACTTTTCAagtaaatcattaaaagccccaaataaCCATGATATTCATGCCAGTGATGAATGCTTTATCTAATGCTTGCAATGAAACCTTCAAGGCTGTTTTTCCCAGCACCTTTCAGATGGTTTCAGAATGGCACAGTCTCAACTACATACTTTaagtcataaatattttttttgcccTAAACAAAACATTATTAGTTACAGTCACTAGTAATGGAAAGACAAATTATTGCCAAGACAGGAAACAGAATTTCCTGTCACTAATGAAAAGACAGCCGTGGGACCAAAGTCCTGGTAAAGTGCAAAGGTTTGACCCTCAATGTAAACATGAACTCCCACAGAAACTGCTGGACTTCTGGTAAATTACTGATTTACTTATGCGAGTGGGTGTTTTTGTCACAGACAGTTGTTGAAACTGGAGATAgggaaaacagagtttgaactttaaaaaaataggtACACAATAACGCTGTCCTTGTTTGAGTTCAAAAGAGTGTTTTGGCTGTTTTGCTGGCATTTTGGTTGGAGGCGTCATGGGGAGAACCGTGGTGCAAATCACCTTCATCATATTCCTGCTGGTTTTGGCTTCCACACAGCCAAACAAGGTAAGTTCAGTACACATAAAGGGCAGCAACAGTATTTCAATGTAACAAAATCCTTAAAAAGTGCTATTTATACTTCACAGATAACAAGAGATTTATGAGGTACATTGATTTTTATCTCTCTTGGCGTCTTTCAGTCAGGTGAAATACACTGAACTTTGCAGGGTGAAGGTCCTTTTGACTTCTTCCTCCAGGGTTACTTCATGTTGGTCCTATTACATGATAATAATTTAACATAAGGACTGGAATAAGCTTAAGCCTTTAAGTAACAGATAGAAGATAATGTAATCACCTGAAGTGAAGAAATCCTGAATGTGTGCATGTTTACTGTATCCTTTGTCTAGAGTCAGAGTATAAAGTAGTCTATTagctcattttaatgtttaaagaTATACATTTAATAACAGTGATGGTTAGTGCTAGATTAAGCGATTTATCATcatccacaaaaacaaaacaaaacaaaacaaaacaaaaatcaacacATAGCACAGTGTAAAACTCTGTTTCCATGTATTTACTGCATCCTGGTGAACTGTTGGCATTTATCAGGTTGCAATAAATATTTGATAATTTATTGCACCCAGCAGCTGCAGTGTGTCAGCTGGTGATTctattaattcatttatttccatGTGTTGATGTTTTTCAGCACATAACCAGTCACATTTATGGTGTGGATGTGTATCTATTTCCCTCATGGCGATGATATCATccaaaaacaaattatttttctGCTAAATTTGACCTTTGGTCAGCTGCTAAGCTCAGTTAACCATTATGTTTTCGGTGAAATGTGCCCCCTGTGTTTGCTCAGGATGACTGGGACATCTACAGCTTTCACATCAACTCCACAGTGACCAGTCGTTATGCCACCACTGTCATCACAAGCCGTGTGGCCAATCGTATGAACGAGTCAAAGGAAATTGAATTTCATGTTCAGATTCCCAAGAATGCCTTCATCAGTAAATTTCGAATGTGTGTGAAGTTAAAATAATGTGTAACCATCCAGAGATATTTGCAAATAATGAATTCTACAGTGAAGAATAAATGACAGGATACTCAGTAGTATGTGCATTTACACAAGGGCTTTTCTTGGTCCTTTTCAGGTTTATCGATGGCCAGGTTTATGATGGTGTTGTGAAAGCTAAGGAGCAAGCTCAGCAGCAGTACACTGAAGCTGTGTCCCGTGGTGAAAGTGCTGGACTTGTCAGGTATTAACTAAATGATTAAATGATAGGTATTGTACAAATACACTGAGTGTTCCTTtggataaagaagaagaaaaagaaaatatttctgtCATTCAAAATTAGTTTGgtctgttcttgtgttttctcttctttcttcatTTCTCTAAAATAATGTTAATGCGAATAGGAAAATATATTTAGTTAATCTTATTCTCTGCTCAGGTCCAAACTACAGCCATAATCGCAATTTAGTGAgatcatttttttctgctttagttCTGTAGGGAGGACACTGGAGGAATTTAAGACCTCTGTAACTGTGGCTGCTCACAAAAAGGTCACTTTTGAACTCACATATGAGGAATTAATGAAACGCACACATGGCAAGTACGAGCTGCAAATTCATACTCGACCCACACAGCCTGTCAGTGACTTCAAGGTGACTGTCTTATTGGTATCTATTAGTGGAAAATGCTGAGATAACATCACACATGATGagatcttttatttttattatattgtatttattACCAGGTGGATGTGCACATTCACGAGGAAGCTGGCATCAGTTTCATCAATGTGAAAGGAGGCCTGAGCACCAATGCCCTCGCTAATGCCATCACCAAAACACATGCAGATAAACAGGTACTGAAATCTTTTTTGTTGCAGAACAGTAAAAAAACACGAGCTTTCTAACAAGAGACAGTTTGAGGTACTAACAGGTTGTTATTCATTTGCAGTAAGAGGGAGCTTGATCTCAGTGTAAAATGAATGACtataaaatgagtaaaatgCACAAATAACCATTATGGTAACAATGATATTTCTTCCAACATTATGGCTCATTTCTCATCCTTGtacacaacacaaatgctaGCAAAGTTCTGATGTCTGGCGTAATGTAGATGGCAGCACATCGTGCTTCCAAATCGTAAAAATCCTACAGCAGTTTATTAACTAGAGATCACTTGGAAGAACTGAACATGATTTACAGAATTTACATGAGATACAGAATTGGATTAATAATTATTTGGCGATTAGATTCTGATGAACCATCATAGTATAATGAGGTCCCAGCAATGATAGGCATAAGGGCAGGATCCCCATGGATTCTAGATGCCAGTGAAGGTGAAGGTGAAGATGGAGACATGGATGCGCCTCTGAATGATCAGTCGGAGGTGGACATGGTGATGAGACAGGCTGGATGAATGAATGGCAGAAGAGAACTGAGATTTTAAAACACACCAAACAAAGTCTGATTGGCTCATAAAAGGTTTGGAAGAAAATGATTGGACTAGAAAAATGCTGTCAGCACCAGTGTTTGGGTCATTACTCAAGAAAAATCAACTATCACACAAtacttaacaaaaaaacagtaatgTAGAACATTACTTTCTTACTTGCAGGAGAAGGTAATTTGTTACATTACTTGTTACATTACTTGTTAAATTACGTTATCATCACTccataaaatgacctgaaacagtTACATAATTaccagaaaacaacagaaacctgaggctacagtcccacacacaaacacagatccCTATCATATTGCGGATGAAGACAGTCTTGCTTTTAGTGTTTACAGATGaacacaaagcagagaaaaaacagCCCAAAGAGACTAGAAAAGAGGCTGGTTTCTAAATCTTcttaatatgtttttttctgtacatGGCTAAGTTTTAACCCACATTTGTCTTTGCAGCAGTgaagtgtttttggttttctgaaGTATTCACGATACAGTGGTTCAAATACATATTGTCATGGTCCAGAGTCTGTGACTCCGTGTTTAtgttaagtttattattattctgtggttttggttatCTTGGGTTTTTGTACTCTTCTGTTTCACATTTCATGTTCCTATGTCGGTGTCCTCCAGTCTGTGTTTAGTTGGTGTGTGTCGTGTTCAGtcggtgtgtttcctgttttacttagaaggtctctgtctgatgtcagtgtgttctgtttacgtttcccctgcctCGTCAGCAGTTATGTCTCCCAagtgtgtttccctcctgtttcccatcccctgattactggtgtgtgtaagtgtgtgttcCCTCGTCctcgttgctggttcgtctgctTCTCTCCGTCCGTCTTCCTGTGTATTTTCCTGTGCCTCCCTGCATATCTCTTTCCGGttagtttcagttagtttttccagtttaggttttcttaGTTTCATGTGTCACCCTCGCCATCTCTGTTGTATCCACTGTTGGTAAATAAAGTCACTTGCACCACTGCTGCCGCATCTTGGGTCCTTATAATTCACAAATTCACAAttcaaaaacataatttcaGTAGTTTACTAATCATTTAATTCTGtttgcatttacattttcagcAGACCATgtatacagaaaataaaatcactGACATCTCTCTCTTTCAAGTTCCTAAACTCTGTGATTCACTCTGTTTCCAGGCGTGGGTGTATTTCTATCCAACAGTCGACCAACAGAAAATGTGTGACAGCTGTGGAGATCAGGGTATGAATGGAGATTTGGTTATTGTTTACGACGTTAACAGGGATAATGGACTGGGACACATCAAGGTAAACCCTGGTCTTTTAGCAACACAAACCGTATGACTTGGGCTAAAAAGCTTCTTGAATAATCCTATAACCaatcaagttttgttttttgttttttttcataacGCCGCCTTAGAAATCTGACGGGTACTTTGTTCATCATTTTGCACCATCTGATCTTCCACGGATACCAAAAAATGTCGTCTTTGTTATTGATCAAAGTGGCTCAATGGGGGGCAGAAAAATTGAGCAGGTAAAGTATTTGAAGGGTCAGTTTCtgatattattttacatttttaatgaaaagaaaaacaatatgtAGCCATGAATTATGTTTTCTTAACCAGACTAGGACCGCATTAATCCACATTCTGAATGATCTGGCAGAAGATGATCACTTTGGTCTGATCACTTTTGATGACAGAATTTCTTACTGGAAGCGAGAACTCGTTCAGGCCAACAGCAAAAACCTGGAAAGTGCCAAAAACTTTGCACGCAATATTCAAGACAGAGGATGTGAGAAGTTGCAGTAAATACACATTTTGGAATATCAACAGTTGGGAGGAGAATAGCAGTACTGAAAatgcatttgttgttgttgcatttCAGCCACAAACATAAATGAAGCAGTGCTGCAAGGAGCACGTATGCTGAATGCACATAACAGAGAAGGTTCAGCATCTATCCTTATACTTCTCACAGATGGAGACCCAACCTCAGGTTGTAATAAAACACATCTGTAAACAAATGTACACAAATATTTCATGAAACTGAGATCTTTATGAGCTTATTGTGGTTAAAAGTCCTGATTTATTATGACTTATGAGACTACATTGTTTCTGAGCTGAACTGGGTATGTCTCGTCTCTTTTCAGGGGTGACAAATCTGGAGAAAATCCAGTCAAATGTAAGACAGGCTATTGCAGGCAAATTCCCACTGTACTGTCTCGGTTTCGGTTTTGATGTTGATTTTAATTTCCTTGAGAAAATGTCGCTGCAAAATAACGGTGTGGCACGGCGGATTTATGAAGACTCTGATGCTGATTTACAGCTGAAGGTATTTAAATTATGCATGCTCTTCTTTTATGTGATTTGAAACCCCTGAgaattgaaagaaaaaagagcatGATTTGTATCACTTCCACACTGTATGTCAACAGGGTTTCTATGAAGAGGTGGCCACACCTCTACTGACAGATGTGACAATGATCTATGTGGGTGCGACCAATCTAACCCAGACTAACTTCAGTCAGTATTATAATGGTTCTGAGATTGTGGTGGCCGGTGAGATCACAGATAATAACATTGAAACCTTCACCCCTCAAGTTGTGGCTATTTCAGTAAGAATCAATCCACAGGACTCATCAGCAGAACTCTTCTCAAAACCTTTTTTGTGATAGACTGACGTTACAATTAATTTATTACAGAGTAATAGAAGAATAATGTTCTCTAACCCAAATGAAACCGTGGAATCCACTGGAACAGTGTCTGATGACCGTATCCAGAGGGTTTGGGCATACCTCACAGTTAAACAGCTTCTGGACAAAGAGTGAGTTTGACTTACAACATCtttccactttttttcttttcaggtgaTGAGCTTATTTTAAAGGGTAGTTGTTGATTGGCACAGCAAAGCTGAGATTTCGGGTAAGGCTCATCATAATTTACCTGAGCCTGAAGAAGAAATGGTTTGTTCAGTCCAAGGCCCAAAAGATTCTGTTTTACACACCTTTATATATTTGTTAGGAAAATACTGCACACTTTCCAGTTTTAATGGTGATATGAGATGGTAACAATCTTACCACCATattctatttaatttatttgtgtACTTTTTAACCGGTTGACTCTGGACTAAAGGCTGGTTTCCAAAGTAAATTTATTTCTTTAACTCTGGGGTGTCACAGCTGTTGCGatacagctgcaaatccttctTGAAGGAAGTAGTATATTAATTTATCCATGTTCATAATTCAAACAGCCTTTCAGGTTTGTAACCCTATATCAATATTTTCAAAACACTGGATTATCTTTGGacatggaaacatttttttttaattacttaattACATTTGATTTCTGTGTCAAACCCCTTATTCGTTTAATCCTTTGTGACACAGGCTTCAGTTATCTGAAACTGAGAAAGAGAAAGTGAAGAAGGAGGCTTTGGAGCTGTCAGTGAGGTACAGTTTTGTGACCCCTCTCACATCCATGGTGGTTACAAAGCCTCCCGGAGAGAACACAGATGTGCTTCATAAACCCAAGGAAGGTGAAACACCACAGAGAAGGCATTTCACTGGAGGTTATTAAAAGATTATTAAAATTCAAGTATTTAATTTGGATCAATTCACTTAATTATTTGTTGTTTCTCTGTCACATAAAAGAGAACCATTGAGTATTTATAATTTAACTACTAGAAAATGTAGAAAAATTGAAAACTAAACAGTTATGTAATaatataaattattaatttttattattacttgTAATAATA of Maylandia zebra isolate NMK-2024a linkage group LG5, Mzebra_GT3a, whole genome shotgun sequence contains these proteins:
- the LOC101464207 gene encoding inter-alpha-trypsin inhibitor heavy chain H3 isoform X2, with translation MGRTVVQITFIIFLLVLASTQPNKDDWDIYSFHINSTVTSRYATTVITSRVANRMNESKEIEFHVQIPKNAFISKFRMFIDGQVYDGVVKAKEQAQQQYTEAVSRGESAGLVSSVGRTLEEFKTSVTVAAHKKVTFELTYEELMKRTHGKYELQIHTRPTQPVSDFKVDVHIHEEAGISFINVKGGLSTNALANAITKTHADKQAWVYFYPTVDQQKMCDSCGDQGMNGDLVIVYDVNRDNGLGHIKKSDGYFVHHFAPSDLPRIPKNVVFVIDQSGSMGGRKIEQTRTALIHILNDLAEDDHFGLITFDDRISYWKRELVQANSKNLESAKNFARNIQDRGSTNINEAVLQGARMLNAHNREGSASILILLTDGDPTSGVTNLEKIQSNVRQAIAGKFPLYCLGFGFDVDFNFLEKMSLQNNGVARRIYEDSDADLQLKGFYEEVATPLLTDVTMIYVGATNLTQTNFSQYYNGSEIVVAGEITDNNIETFTPQVVAISSNRRIMFSNPNETVESTGTVSDDRIQRVWAYLTVKQLLDKELQLSETEKEKVKKEALELSVRYSFVTPLTSMVVTKPPGENTDVLHKPKEVPVNRRTRIQHVPVHGTGMAKFKHAPVNPPRHQAPVRVLKKNTRVTLRSGLLDTSSDFPLAPKGPVPRVHVVPFFSIAANVPQATDVPLLHRFLINTENQTVPLCFDVSGSLQLKLLHHPSEELFVNGELDSVVNGGFNSIFIHFQTDHHFEIDSRGVTVREGQTVAHHTGQDTITAGSVTVVVHNKKIHVTAGKMRLVILVHEKNGNKFLWPVLKKHRSANDSEGLLAVKPAVYEVVQQVPVTKLKIKNQEIDVTSDNATDYSIDPPVTKNCWLMSADSALQRPLADFSVAQL
- the LOC101464207 gene encoding inter-alpha-trypsin inhibitor heavy chain H3 isoform X1; protein product: MGRTVVQITFIIFLLVLASTQPNKDDWDIYSFHINSTVTSRYATTVITSRVANRMNESKEIEFHVQIPKNAFISKFRMFIDGQVYDGVVKAKEQAQQQYTEAVSRGESAGLVSSVGRTLEEFKTSVTVAAHKKVTFELTYEELMKRTHGKYELQIHTRPTQPVSDFKVDVHIHEEAGISFINVKGGLSTNALANAITKTHADKQAWVYFYPTVDQQKMCDSCGDQGMNGDLVIVYDVNRDNGLGHIKKSDGYFVHHFAPSDLPRIPKNVVFVIDQSGSMGGRKIEQTRTALIHILNDLAEDDHFGLITFDDRISYWKRELVQANSKNLESAKNFARNIQDRGSTNINEAVLQGARMLNAHNREGSASILILLTDGDPTSGVTNLEKIQSNVRQAIAGKFPLYCLGFGFDVDFNFLEKMSLQNNGVARRIYEDSDADLQLKGFYEEVATPLLTDVTMIYVGATNLTQTNFSQYYNGSEIVVAGEITDNNIETFTPQVVAISSNRRIMFSNPNETVESTGTVSDDRIQRVWAYLTVKQLLDKELQLSETEKEKVKKEALELSVRYSFVTPLTSMVVTKPPGENTDVLHKPKEGETPQRRHFTGVPVNRRTRIQHVPVHGTGMAKFKHAPVNPPRHQAPVRVLKKNTRVTLRSGLLDTSSDFPLAPKGPVPRVHVVPFFSIAANVPQATDVPLLHRFLINTENQTVPLCFDVSGSLQLKLLHHPSEELFVNGELDSVVNGGFNSIFIHFQTDHHFEIDSRGVTVREGQTVAHHTGQDTITAGSVTVVVHNKKIHVTAGKMRLVILVHEKNGNKFLWPVLKKHRSANDSEGLLAVKPAVYEVVQQVPVTKLKIKNQEIDVTSDNATDYSIDPPVTKNCWLMSADSALQRPLADFSVAQL